A stretch of DNA from Pseudopipra pipra isolate bDixPip1 chromosome 1, bDixPip1.hap1, whole genome shotgun sequence:
CAGGACAGCAGGTCTGCGATACATTCATTTTACTGACAACATGGTTTTTAGCATAGCAAAAGCCAGTATTACTTCTGTGAGTATGGCAACACTGACTTCTGTATTTACGAAGACTTACTAATTCTAAGTACCTCATTAGCACAGTCCTTAACCATATCACTAGCTAAAAGGACTTCTTTATTATTCTTAATAGCAGCAATGCTAAGGAGCACATTTTTATCAATATCGgcaaaatgggaaaaaggggaaaccttactttcttaattttcagtcacttctaaataatttcaaaagtcAAGATTTGTAATTGGTCCAATGTGTAATAGTAGCTCCATCACAAATTCTAGCTTCCCTACACTTTCTTCATTTCACATCCACTTTCATGAAGTTTCTGCCCATACTGGCAGCCTAGGTAGGATTCTAATGATATCTGCTTTTTGAACTGCTAGCTGTATtcaatttaaaagcaaatattctggttttgtgtGATTTTGATTTAAGAAACCCCTAAAACCAAAAACAGAAAATCCCACCAAAACCCTAATAAGCCAGGATGATGGACATGATCTTCAAATGCTTATGTAAAGCACTGTTGAAATTAGCTGGGCTCTGTCAGTCTGTGGCAGCAAATTTCTTGTGGTCCACTGGCAGGAGCTGACAGGAAAACCATGGCACACACTGGGAGCTGGTCAAGGAACACAACACCTTGTTTCAAAGGCTGGTTTCTGGGGGCTGCTCAGACAACCAGTCACACACATCTGTGGTGAAGATGTCTGTAACATttggattaaaatatttatttattttaataaatatttatttaatgcaaatatttaagtATTTGCATTAAAAAGCCTCAACCCAAATTAAGGGACAAACTCACTGCATTGGAAGCTGGTGTTCAGCTGTTCTTCTCTTCTGCTACCACGGTAACAATAACACTCACTACCCCTGCCCTCCTACACCATGGCAGGGAGCGGGCACAGGGAGTGGGAGAGGAAGAACCAGCAGCGCCTGCCTGGGTGCTGTGCTGACAACACACAACAGCTCTGCTGCACATGGAGGTCTCTCCTAAGGTACAGGAGCAAAGGCCAAATTCTGCTCTGTTACTTTTATGAGGTGAAGAGAAGAGGAAGTGCACAGGTAGAAGAGAAACAGTCAGAAACATTCATCTCAGACAGAGTTATGACCCAAAGAGAAACAGTACCTCTGCATCTAAATGCAAAACaagcacaacaaaaaaaataaaaatcacacaaTCTTCCCCCAAAACAATCACAACACCCTTCCCACCTGAAAAGATACAATGAACAGAAATGATGTCCAAAAAGAACCAAAATGGAAGAAATCTTTGTTAACAGACACAGTCCCTGAATTTTTAAGATGTGGTCTTGCTGTAGTCATACCACCTCATCTGATTCCAAACCATGTACTTCATAGAGAGTGTCCAAGATATTTAGCTGCTTTTCCATGGCTGGTAAGTAAATGTTGAGGtccctctgcattcctttgtAAAATGTTTCTTCCTGAGGATCACACTCCTCTACAGACAGAGCTGCCACAAAATCTTCATACGTTGGAGCTGCCCTTAAAGCCAACTGGGAGAGGAACCAAAGCTTTTATATTTGCAAAATagaacaggaaaagaaacacaactaAAGCCACAAAAAACTTCTAAGACCTCCCTCCTTGCACTCAGACTGCATAGCTTTAATTTAATTATGTGTACGTGCATATGTTAAGAATTTTAACTACGAGGgaagctattttatttttatttgttattatttttgtgtAGATCCCCAGTTTAAGACATCTTCAGAGAGGCCTGATTTTTATGAAGTGTCTGTGTATCATATTTTGTACAAATAAATAGCATACATTAGAAATTTATTAAGTGCAAACCCCAAATAAAGTACAGTTTGTTAAGGGAGGTCCCAATCCAGCGTCACACACTTCAGCATGGAGTTCCCAAAATGGTTTTTAGAAAGCTTTCCCGAGCATTTCTGTTTCTCCCAGTCAAAGTCACTATTGCCTGGACGaggctttccttttttcttttgtaatttcaGTGATAATTTTCCAGGGACAAACACAAGGGGGAGCTGCCAGACTGGATGAAAAATTTTCTCTAGCCAATATATTCTACTTCAACTCTCCACACATTCTGCACTAACCCTTCTTGAATGTTCATATTCAAAGACAGATcaatcttaaaaaaagaaacttcaaatcttcatttctttctttaatagCCCTGCAAGACTGTGCTTAAAAACACATAATAAAAAAGTGTGCATGCAAGTGCGATCTGCCTGTTTCATCTCCAGAAAGCAGGTTCCACCCTTAAAGCCTAAGACCAAACAGTGATAACTACAATCCTCACCTTGAAAATAAGGTTCTGGCAAAGGaatctaataattttaatacagTTTATTAATTACACAACATATGATCACATGAATAAGACCCCCAGCTCTATCAGCGACCAGGGTAAATACTTACCGCAAAGACCCCTCGGACAACCCAACCATGGTGCTGCCGTAATGTCTTTCCATAAGCATtgtcttaaagaaaaaaaattataaatcaaGACATAGATGTATGGCAGTTTTAAGTCTTCATCACAGAGAGATCTCAGAGATTAGAAATGAATATTTAAGGGAAtgaaaaagtgggaaaaaaaccagcagcatGGCTCTGCTGCAGGCACTGAGCCATTCAAGGAGTAATTCAGTGCTGAAGCCTTCAGACTCAGAAGGTCAAATAAAGGCCTTGACTTTCCATAGTGTTTAACACCCACATATGGTAGCAATCCCACTTCCTAGAGCTGCTACATACTTCAGTGTAGTAGTTCATTTTATTAATCCTATAGGGTGACTGCTTAGCTGTTTAAaagaaggtaaaataaaaagctcTTAAAAAAGCTGTTTCAAAGCTGTTTTAAAGGATTATTATAACATTAGGCTTCATGCATACAGAGAGGGCCTTACTCAGGAATAACCAAATCAAGTCTAAGAGGggtttatattttgttttgtactTGCTGTGCCTTTGTACTAGCAGGCCTTGGTAAGTGTCAGAAGTTCTGCacttgaaaaaaatccttcttctCTGTTACAAACTCCCTTCTAATGGATGCAGGTAATTCACAGCCATACTGGCAAAGAAGTGATTTCAAAGAGTGATGGCCAATCTCACATGGAACTAACAAACTAACAAAACAGCAATTACAAATTTGGGAGCACTCTTGCTGCAAACTAGTAGAGAAAGTGGAATGAGACAAAGCTCTTGGTTCCCTAAGACATGACTGTCTCCTCTGTCAAAAGTATGCCAGTTACAGGAACCTTTATCTGCTAATAAATCAACATTGACCACTTATCTAGTAACCCATCCCAAGGcaaccatttaaaaaaactgTGCTTTCAAAAATGTTAGGTCTTAGAGACTACTTGCATCACTTGTcactgacaaaaagaaaatacaggttCTAAATGAGGAGGAAAGTAGCCAAGTATGTAAATTCAGAAGTACATGAAGAATAAAGCAACTGGCACTTACTCAGAGCTGTTTGGATATTCTTTTCCCCATTCTTCACTTCTGTCAAAAACCCTTTCAAGAACTTTAAGCCTCTGTCAGGATGAAcccatgaaataaaaagaaaccacGTTTATAACAAAGTAACCCAAAGTCTAACAAAGCCCCCAAAGTTGCAATACAACTCAGAAGAGCAATAAAACTCAGAATTAAGGAGTCATTTTattctgaacaaaaaaatgcagccacctcctccagcttcTTTCCCagtccaagggaaaaaaactttgctaaacatttctgctgcatCTTGAAATCATCTGCCTGATGCTCAGGCCCAGAAGGATTAGTCATTCACTGTAACTTCACttgcatggggaaaaaaaaacagtgttcTGGAATTGCTTTTTCAGGCCTTTTGGCAAAGTTGCAGTGATACAACCACAGACAACACATTAATCTTGAACCTGGCCAGTTTGGATTGATGAAGCCTGTGGAAAGTAATCAGTTTGCTCCATGTACACAAGCTTGCAGTGGTGAAAGACCTCTCATTGCACCCTAGCAGTTCATAATGTATGCAGATATGAGGTCATTACCTTTTCAGCCACAGGAGAGCCTCTGTAGCAGAGTTTCTAACTTGTGCTACACCTGCGTTCACTTCATGGAGCACAATCTTCTGAAGGGTATCAAACTCTTCTTTGTTGGTAATaaatttctggtttattttctgGAGAAAATACAACGGATAAAGCTTCAGGCTTTTAAGACCAAACAGGGACCTGTCCTATAAATACCACCCATTAACCAGGACTCCTTCCTGCTAAGAGATACTACAGATTCACAAGCATGTCACATACTCCCCATGGCATGGCTGCGCTGCCAAGGTGGGCACGCCGGTCCAGGGCACCACTCCAGATACATCTGGTCAGCCATCTGGCTAACACAAGCAAAATAAAGCACCTTGGTCCAAAATTTACATGGCACCTACCATTTCTGTCCAACAAAATCCTTCAGGTTCACATGACATCCCCCACACTGGTGGAAAGGAGTTAACTCAATATGCTCTCCAAGCAAAGTCCCATTTGTCCTGAACTTCAACTACCAGCAAGATTACCTTCTGACAACTGCTAAGCTGCAAATTTTCAATTACACTTAGCAGTCAATGGCATGCTTAtgttttcaatttatttctaaGTTTTTATACACAATTCttcacaaaaacaaaagaaacattatATAAGGGGCAGATAAACAGACTTGTCTTCTACATTAAAGGAGCAGCTGTCTATCACTTCACAATAAATATTCAatgtttagtttttaaatatgattcttctctcttctattttcagtctttcagtGGCTACCTTCTCGAAGATAACCAAATACCTTTCTTACTTGGTGCTAGACAAATCTGATTATATATAATGTTCCTGATCATATACTCAGAagatatgtttttctttttcttttttttttttttacttgaaagaAAAGCTATGAAAAGTCTCACTATGAATGCATTTTGTCTCATAACCAGTATTTCAAATCTTTGCAGAAGGTTCTTGAAGCTGGAAGAACTTCCAGAACAAGAATCAAGACTGCAGGGTCTGCCCCAACCTGCTGAGAAACTGCTTCTTAATGCATTAACTTCCTCCTGCTTGGCTTagcaaaggggtttttttccccctccatttGTTTTACAGCTTAAAGTCAATATTGCTAACATCACAAACCTGTTCAGCTCAGAATCAAAGTCATATTCATTAGGTGTAACAGATGTTTTACTTGGCAGTCAATCAAGTATTTTTATAAGTTTGGACACAACTGGATTTATTAAATACAGCATGTACTGTAAGAACAGAATTAGGGGCATTTCAGTGCTCCGATCTGACAGATGGTAACATTATCAAATATTAAATAGCCTACCACTATTGACTCCTACCACATATTTTTGAGCTTTAGTGCCTAAAATAGATATTTTgcttaaaaaccaaaaaccagtGCTAGAAACAAGCTGTTACCTTGATGTTGCCTACAAAATCCATTTTAACAGGAGCAAAAACAGTTGGTCCCAGCTtgtctaggaaaaaaaaaaaaaggccatattttaaaattgtgtctTTTTCCAGTCCTCATGTTTTAGTAACAACTAATTTAATTTACTCTCTTAACAATGCTTTAAATGGCGGGAGAATACTAAATGAATGATGCAAACGCAATTTTTCTTTGGTGTACAACCAGTCCACCTCAGTCGGTACCAGCATTAAAACACTCTGACCTACAATCTGGAAGTCTTCAAAAGGGTGCATGCTCACAGGGACCTCACATCCACTGTTAGAGGCAGGCAGGGGGCTGCCCTAGCTGGTGACAGAAGCTGTTGGAAAAATCAAACAGATTACAGCTGATGGTGTGCTGGCAGCTGTACTGGATGTGTAAGGTATCTATGCTGCTCTTTGGAGGGGAAGAAATTGCTGTTCCAGACAGACCACGGGTTTCCAAGCTGTTTATACATGGGTCCCATCTGAATGAGAGTGGATTCTCTTTAAAGCCAAGGAGTAAGAAACATGTTCTGGTACCAATCAAATTGACTTTGCTGATACTGTTTCTACTATATCACTTTAGtgaagaaacaaattttctaaACTAACAGCTCCACCTTTTCTCACAGCTGGCAGCAGTCaaaaggagaagagaagctgCTTACCCAGAACAGGCACAATTGCATAACATGATTCCAGAAACTCCTCTGTGGGTATGCCCTCCTCCTCCCGAAGTTCAATATCACTGAATCTGGTGCCAAGGACAAGCAGAAAAGATTGTCACCTTAACAATTCCTTTTGTATAACTTCTAATGCCAAAATTACATTTCCTGTCCATGTCATTTGCATAGAGGTAAAATTTACAGACATGAAACCACCAACACAGCTTTTGTTTCACTATGTTAAAGTAACTGACCacagaaaatacacatttgGTGGTGTGCATGCAAGACCTGCAATTAGAAACAAGGAAAAACCTCCCACTTCATCCTGAACAGTTAATTTTACAAAAGGTATCATCTTCTAATTACTGTGCTGTAAGCAGTCTTGTTAAATAATCTCAGTAAATACATCTTTACAGACagaaaagtcttaaaaaaaagtaaattaaagaCTTAACAAAGTTTCAATAATCCTTTTAATCGAAATCTGTACTACCTATTGCTCATGACACTGAAGAAGGTTGGAGaatcattttcatttctgtccTCCTCACACGGAGTCAATCTACTTAAAGAATTTGTTTCCGACTGCAACAACTTGTGGGCAGCATAGCTTTCTACAGCTTGCAGCTTGTCCTCTCCATCTTCTTTAATGCCTAACATTTacaggaaacagaagaaaaacagacaaaaaacccaGTTACATACCCATATTGTTATTCCTGTTCTTCAAGATGCCCTCCTATTTGAAGGAAGGCACTTGAATATCTGCATCATTCAGTTTAAAAGCTTCCCTGCCAGCACCATGACTCTCACTACAGGTCTATTGGGTGCTAGTCAACATTTCAAACATTTCCCTCCTCATTTCTTTTAATCAGACAAACCAAGCACCAGGCACCAATGCAGGTGAGCCCACATATCCTCAGCAAGGACAGCCTTATGAGAGAAGAGCTTTGAAGAAGCGATTGGGTGCAGCAGGGAGCAGACTCATCTCCTTGAAAGGAAGATTACTTCTCATGTGGCTGTAACTTTCCCAGTACTGTTAAAGTGGCACAGtgcattttcaaaagcaaaaaaataacagtgaCTTGCTTGCTCCTTCTGATAAGCTAGCAAACTGGCTGCTTAGATGGACACCGGTATGATATCAAAGACTGCTATGTTCTCCCCCATTTCCACGAATATCTTTAAAGTTTCCCAGAAGAAGATCCATGTGCCTCTTCCCTGCTGTGATCTATTTTACTTCTTCTTTGGGGTCAAGTACATCTGTTTCAAATACATACAGCACTACACAACCACTTCTGAAGGAAGACAAAATCTTCCTTATGCATCCCATAGGTGGTAAGACCTTCTGACCTCATGGAGAACTTCTAGAACAATTCAAGAAGCAAAAACAATACATTCACAGCATCTGCAGCATACAAGCTATGGCTACAGCACATCTTGCTGGAAGACTGTCAACTAGGATCCAAGATTTCACAGGGAATGTGTCTctccaggaaagaaatattttcaagtgtCAGTGAGGTTTAGAGAGAAACCTGAAGCAGAACTGAGCTTCTGGCTGAAGGGATCAAGCTGCAAGGAACTCTCTTCCTTCAAGTGACATCTGAAAGCACACTTGCAGAACCACTGAATAAGCCTGGTGCTGCATGAAAAAAGAACCACTCACACCAGTAGCAGCAATGAAACTTGAGCCATTCTCCTCAGGGCAGAATAAAAGTGGTCTCAGACGTCACTGACATTAACAATCCAAGTGTCTCTCCTAAGGAACTGGAATTTGAGTGATGACACTGATGTGTCCTTCACCAAGACACACAGGCTGGTGAGTAGAGAAACAGCCCAAGTCCGCAGTGACTCCACAGGAGTGCTATGCAAAAAGCCTGGCATCCTCCAAAATTTTAAACTCAAACACTGTAAGCCCTAAATGACATACAGAAATTTATTACAGGACTTAAGTGCTTGAGTATTTTTAAAGACTGACTGCTCTTAgtaaaagggagagagagggaaaagcatctgagacagggcagagctggtgaGCCCAGGAGCACCAAGATACAGCCACTATGGAGAAAAAGCCCTTGGGCTGGTTGGGTAAGCCCACCCCATATGGATGGCACTGCACACCCTAACTCCACCCTGTATTGCCAGCAAACCCCTGCAACTCACAGGGGTGTATGCTCACCCTGTGTATGCAAGAGGAGgtagttttttctcttttctgcacAGGAATCACAGTAGCTAAAATGACACCAACAATCTGACTTGAATTAGTTTGATCTCCTTGCTTTAGTGCTGTTTTCTTGAGGTACTATGCTAAATGGTAACACACCTATGTTATTCTGCAAGGACCTGCCACACTACATGATACCAGCCATGGAAATGGGAAAAGCTCCGAAGAGAACTCATGTAAGAGCAAAATCAGTATGACCATTAACTTGGGCTTAAAAACTTCAGCTGCTTCACTGACTGCATATGTCTGTTTTGGAATAACAGCCAGGCAGAGAAAGCTACTGCTCAAGAATGGTACAGTCCATTCAACAATCTGAGCAGAAATCATGTTACTTAAATAGACTTATCCAGATTACTGAATTAGTTCAACAGTATTTTACTGAAGTCATGCACAAATTCAAGTTTCATGCTATTGCTAAGgtaatggaaaaaataagatgCTTCCTAGTACATTCtcagttgcagaaaaagggttAATTTCCTGTAAAGATTTGTCAGAGCAATCGAGAGTGACTACAAGTTCAAGCCCTCCCAGACAGGCACACAAAGCTTCAATGTCCTCCTTCTGACACTACAGCTCTACATACTAGCAGAGGTGCCAGGATTCCCAGAGGAGAGCCTCTGGGCATAATGTGTCTGTCCACAATGCAAGAAGAGCCcaagctctgccaggctgtATTGTTTCATAGGTCAATCAGCATCTGGAGGGCCTCAGCCTGTccaaaaaagaatttttaatttccttccccATTCAGTCTCAAGTAAACCATCAaacagggcagcaggagctaTGCTCAGAAGACTCACAGAGGGCAGATACCAGATTGAAACAGACTGATATTCCCTCTCTGGGGAAGCAAGGGATTGGTATTCTCACAGGCAGCCTACACATCCCTTCATTCACACTTACAGAGTAATGATCCTGGATGAGAGACAGTGCATATAATTACCTGCCAAATCCTCTGCTATGTGATCTTCAACAGAAACATCACTGCTCCCCTCACTTGTTTCCAAGTTTAAACATTCCAGACTTTTAATAAGCGTTTGCTCTTGATGGttaatttctgctttcacaCAGCCATTTTCACAGGGGTTCAATTCCATCTGcctgaagaaagggaaagaataaCATTTAGTGTATAAAGCATTGCTTGGTAAGCTTCTTCCTGTAAATACAAGCAAATAAcaataagagaaaaatagctGACAGAAATTATAGGCTGTCACAGGCTGCTGTGAGCAAAAGGACTtgtctaaaataataaaaagaaccACGCAGCTCTTTGCAGCAACTCAGTCTCAGCTTGCAGAGTTCAAATATATTTACAGTGATCTTTATTAAAAAGATACATAatcaaaaaaatacaattacaaaaatgaaaatcacaGGCAGGTACTGTAACTAATAGACTATCTCCTCATTAGTAATTAAAGCTATATATCCTTGCCATCTACTCCACAAATCATAGTCTGCTCACCATCAAGGATTTTATGAACTTATGGAGTGGAACCTAAAATGTAGGAATGAGCGCTGAAGCGGGAGAGAGTTGGACAGTGATTGACCTGTGAGTCAACCAAGTGGATTGCcgagaaaaataaaagggtgATATGGAAGAGACATGAAGTGGGTGAGCCAAATCCCTTTTGTTGCATCTGCTTCCAAGTATGCATTTCAGAGTGATACAGTTCTGCCTGCGTCCAGTACTAGTAAGAGcagagcaaaaaaaggaaaggacacTACCAAAAACAGATTAGAAAGAGATTGACAGTAAAGACTTTTATTATACCTTTCTGTTGAGGTGTGACTGGACAAGACAGAGTGCTTTACCTGAAAGATATGGAGGGGGAAGAatattctttacagaaagaagACTGTATCATGCATCTCAAACTTCATATTTTATCAAACACAAGCTggagtcagaaaaaaaaccctcactaATTCTCTGACCTGGAGACTGTATACAGACAAAAGTGAAAAAGGTGCTATATTATTATACCATTGCAatgttgcaaagaaaaaaagaaaaaggaaaagaaagaaaatcaaaagatTTCTTTCAGAACCTAGCTAGGAAGTGTCAAGTGAGACACCATACAGCACATGTAAAGGAAACAAAGCAGTGAGTTTCCTTTGCAATGTTTtccttacttaaaaaaaaaattatgagaaacCAGAAAAACATGAGGCCAAGACACCAGACTGCATTTCTCAGATGCAGTCATGCATCTACCTTCCTACATACATTTTAACCTCCGGTTTgccagagatgctccagtttTGTGCCTGTACTTATGGATCCAGGATTCAAGAAAGTGCCCTTGTCATTAAAGAGATAAGCTCATCAGCTCCCACTGGCGTATTACCACAGATCTGATGCTGCCGTAGCTTAGCAGAGTTATAATTGCTGTGAGCTTCCACAATGCATGAACTTGCCATAGAGCCAAGGTACTTCGAAACATCACTGCCTGCACCTGGAACTGCGGGCCCTGAAAGTTAATGTTTAATAACTTTCACCTATCGTTAAAGGTTAAGAGATCAGTCACTGCTTATTAAAAATGGCCCTACGTTGCTTGAAAACCATAAGAAATGGCAGAGTATGTCCAGTGTAGGACTACTAGCTATCACATTCCCTAACACAGTCCCTACTTCTACAAATGCTACTTTAGAAAAGGATGCCTTAGCATCCCTGTCAAGGCTGAGGGAAGATACTGGCCATTACCTTGCTTGTTCTGAGAACTGCTAAATTTGGGGATCCAGGTGGGGTCTGATGCAGTAACTCAGAAGTGAAGGCAGTATTTGCAATCTGCATACATTCTTCAAGAGTCTTCAGGAAGGTGTCACAGGTTGATTTTAACAGAGCTCCCATATCAATCTCATTCTGTGGGAAGAAATCAATTGGAAAAAATGGACTTACCACATAAGATCAGTTTGGAGCAACTAATGTCTACAAAGCCCACAGCTGCAACAGTCACGATTTCTAGTTAACATGAATTAAAATTCAATATGTCAGCTGCTTAGAGAACTGGCATCACATATTACTGGGGCTATGTCCCCTCGCAGCACTACCACTTGTCAGCCTCTCGTACAACAAGCTCAgtatgtttgtgttttaaaagcaatgCCTATTAGTTACTTATCTTGTTGGTGTTAGAAGTGTATGAAATACTAAGCCTGTATGCATTCAACAACGGCATTCCAAGAAACACCACTGACAGGATAAATGAAAACTAAACAAATTAAATAGATACAGGATGATCTACagataataatttcaaaaatcccaaGAACAAAAATTTATGGCAATTGAAAAAAGGGCAGAATGAAATACCACATCACCACAATACTCTTCATCTCTGTGAAGTGCAGTTATTGATGCTGAAATGCTTTTAGCAATAAATCTTTCCAGTTAAATGCCAGTAGGAAAGATGGTTTTCCCCCAGATGCATGAAATACAAGCTGGATAAACACTACATTACAGGTCAACACCTGTGAGCTGCAAGTTCTAACAGTGCCTCTTAGTCATTTGTAAACTACATCATGCTTCTGTACTGTCTCTTAATTCACCAGAAACAGTTTATCAAGTATCTTTGCAGAGATTGTTTGGACATACAAATGATTaactttcaggtgtttttcttGCCTGTTCTGCACCCGAGGACCCATCTGTCCAGTGAGAGGCATCCTGGAACTCCACACCAACTTCTCTAGCAAGTGAAGTGCATCCCTCTTCACACATTTCTCTCTCAAAGCAAGGGGCAGATTGCTGTCACTAGAAGATCCTTCTTAAATGAGACTTCTTTGGTCAGGAAGATTTAAAAGGTTTGAAACTTTAACTTAAGTGAGGGTAACTAGGCAGTTCTTTACAccaattttgtttcttttgaggTCTGCATCATCTCTTGACCTTCTAAtggttttggttgtgttttgctGAGCAGGATATTAGATTCGGGGGCAGAAAAATGTGCACTTCTtgcaagttatttttttataaaagatcTTTTCTTTTGATccattatacacatgatcaccTACAGAGATGTTATTGTCTAGATCATGGATACCAGATCTCATCTCACTACTCGCTAGCCCAACTCTGGGCAAGTTATTTGCAACAATGGAGTATTACTCCATTTAAACAAGAACTGTTGTGTGAGCACATTATTTCCCACAGGATCTCTGCAGAAAGAGGTTGCAACATTAAGTAACTGTGAGTGAATACTACACTGGCTAACCAGAAAAGTTCACAATGCTCAAGACTTTACAGATGTGGTCTGCACCAAAAAAAGAGCTGTACCTCTGGTTCTGATACACCAGAAATGCTAGTTTCCTTCGTTTTATGCACTTGCTGAACAAGGAGGTTACAGTACAGTCTAAGTTCAGACATTTTAGTCTTCAAGgcttctgtgttttcagtgaactctaaaagtgaaacaaaagaaGAGTTAAATTTATTGTATTTGATGCCAAGCAAGTACTCAACATTTGAATGTAGTGGGTCTTTTAAACAGCACAAACTCCCTACATATAACTTTTGTTTTCACAAAGTAGTTTAAGGTCCAAGCAATAGCACTGTTTAGATAGGGTTGTAGGTAGAAAACACTGGATGTAAAAGATGCATCCTGTCCAACACAAAAGGATTActttaatatacatatatatacgcacacttgaatcatagaatggatgaagctggaagagacctctggagaCCAGCTATTCCTTCTCCCCTGTTCAAAGCAGTCAGCCAGAGCAAGTTACTCAGGGCCATGCCTAGTCAGGTTTAGAACATtgccaaggatggagattccacGACCTCTCTGTGCAACCTTTCAGTGCTCCCTCATCCTCATAATATAAGCATTTTTGCTTATGTCTCAATGGAGTTGCTTGTATTAAAATCTATCCTCTTGTTCATTCACTGAGAAGAGACTGGCTCCATCTTTTTTATCCTCTCCCATCCAGATATGCCTTTAATCATCTTAGTGGCCCTTTGCTGGACTCACTCCAGTATACCCATAT
This window harbors:
- the PLEKHA8 gene encoding pleckstrin homology domain-containing family A member 8 isoform X3, with the translated sequence MEGVLYKWTNYLSGWQPRWFLLCGGILSYYDSQEDAWKGCKGSIQMAVCEIQVHPADNTRMDLIIPGEQYFYLKARNAVERQKWLVALGTAKACLTDSRTQKEKEFTENTEALKTKMSELRLYCNLLVQQVHKTKETSISGVSEPENEIDMGALLKSTCDTFLKTLEECMQIANTAFTSELLHQTPPGSPNLAVLRTSKVKHSVLSSHTSTERQMELNPCENGCVKAEINHQEQTLIKSLECLNLETSEGSSDVSVEDHIAEDLAGIKEDGEDKLQAVESYAAHKLLQSETNSLSRLTPCEEDRNENDSPTFFSVMSNRFSDIELREEEGIPTEEFLESCYAIVPVLDKLGPTVFAPVKMDFVGNIKKINQKFITNKEEFDTLQKIVLHEVNAGVAQVRNSATEALLWLKRGLKFLKGFLTEVKNGEKNIQTALNNAYGKTLRQHHGWVVRGVFALALRAAPTYEDFVAALSVEECDPQEETFYKGMQRDLNIYLPAMEKQLNILDTLYEVHGLESDEVV
- the PLEKHA8 gene encoding pleckstrin homology domain-containing family A member 8 isoform X2 → MEGVLYKWTNYLSGWQPRWFLLCGGILSYYDSQEDAWKGCKGSIQMAVCEIQVHPADNTRMDLIIPGEQYFYLKARNAVERQKWLVALGTAKACLTDSRTQKEKEFTENTEALKTKMSELRLYCNLLVQQVHKTKETSISGVSEPENEIDMGALLKSTCDTFLKTLEECMQIANTAFTSELLHQTPPGSPNLAVLRTSKVKHSVLSSHTSTERQMELNPCENGCVKAEINHQEQTLIKSLECLNLETSEGSSDVSVEDHIAEDLAGIKEDGEDKLQAVESYAAHKLLQSETNSLSRLTPCEEDRNENDSPTFFSVMSNRFSDIELREEEGIPTEEFLESCYAIVPVLDKLGPTVFAPVKMDFVGNIKKINQKFITNKEEFDTLQKIVLHEVNAGVAQVRNSATEALLWLKRGLKFLKGFLTEVKNGEKNIQTALNNAYGKTLRQHHGWVVRGVFAEMPPVLLALGTAQQTAFPEEDEML
- the PLEKHA8 gene encoding pleckstrin homology domain-containing family A member 8 isoform X1, producing MEGVLYKWTNYLSGWQPRWFLLCGGILSYYDSQEDAWKGCKGSIQMAVCEIQVHPADNTRMDLIIPGEQYFYLKARNAVERQKWLVALGTAKACLTDSRTQKEKEFTENTEALKTKMSELRLYCNLLVQQVHKTKETSISGVSEPENEIDMGALLKSTCDTFLKTLEECMQIANTAFTSELLHQTPPGSPNLAVLRTSKVKHSVLSSHTSTERQMELNPCENGCVKAEINHQEQTLIKSLECLNLETSEGSSDVSVEDHIAEDLAGIKEDGEDKLQAVESYAAHKLLQSETNSLSRLTPCEEDRNENDSPTFFSVMSNRFSDIELREEEGIPTEEFLESCYAIVPVLDKLGPTVFAPVKMDFVGNIKKINQKFITNKEEFDTLQKIVLHEVNAGVAQVRNSATEALLWLKRGLKFLKGFLTEVKNGEKNIQTALNNAYGKTLRQHHGWVVRGVFADGVRTYTHGLPDHKRLLVRRDPSFQRRMVFSEHPAMTPMAPISK